A genomic region of Glycine max cultivar Williams 82 chromosome 15, Glycine_max_v4.0, whole genome shotgun sequence contains the following coding sequences:
- the LOC100807437 gene encoding nuclear export mediator factor NEMF isoform X1, giving the protein MVKVRMNTADVAAEVKCLRRLIGMRCSNVYDLSPKTYVFKLMNSSGVSESGESEKVLLLMESGVRLHTTLYMRDKSNTPSGFTLKLRKHIRTRRLEDVRQLGYDRIILFQFGLGENANYVILELYAQGNILLTDSTFTVMTLLRSHRDDDKGLAIMSRHRYPVESCRVFERTTIEKLRTSLVSSKEDDADEAVKANGNGSNASNVAKEKQETRKGGKSSATLKIVLGEALGYGPALSEHIILDAGLIPSTKVPKDRTWDDATVQALVQAVVKFEDWMQDVISGEIVPEGYILMQNKNLGKDSSISQPGSVSQMYDEFCPILLNQFKSRDYTKFETFDAALDEFYSKIESQRAEQQQKSKENSAAQKLNKIRQDQENRVHVLRKEADHCVKMAELIEYNLEDVDAAILAVRVALAKGMNWDDLARMVKEEKKAGNPVAGLIDKLHLERNCMNLLLSNNLDEMDDDEKTLPVDKVEVDLALSAHANARRWYEQKKKQESKQEKTVTAHEKAFKAAERKTRLQLNQEKTVASISHMRKVHWFEKFNWFISSENYLVISGRDAQQNELIVKRYMSKGDLYVHADLHGASSTVIKNHKPAQPVPPLTLNQAGCFTVCHSQAWDSKIVTSAWWVYPHQVSKTAPTGEYLTVGSFMIRGKKNFLPPHPLIMGFGLLFRLDESSLGSHLNERRVRGEEEAADDYEETGPLEGKSDSEFEKDVTDIKSATDSERNDNLSADSHKPLPEDFPADASQTSLATINAETAISQDFPAKETSTLNVVDREILSDVSGNGLASVTPQLEELLDQVLELGPIAKSNKKYGIEKSQIDLDTEQYLEQSKTAVRDKPYISKAERRKLKKEQKHGEEDLNVEHGKYESKLKDISANLQAKEDQNLKKGGGQKISRGQKGKLKKIKEKYADQDEEERSIRMALLASSGKSIKKEETSSENDTLDQGKKPGSGPSDAPKVPSDAPKICYKCKKAGHLSRDCKEQPDGLLHRNAIGEAEENPKSTAIDTSQADRVAMEEDDINEIGEEEKEKLNDVDYLTGNPLPNDILLYAVPVCGPYSAVQSYKYRVKIIPGPAKKGKAAKTAMNLFSHMSEATTREKELMKACTDPELVAAIVGNVKISAAGLTQLKQKQKKGKKSSKQES; this is encoded by the exons ATGGTGAAGGTGCGCATGAACACAGCCGATGTCGCCGCCGAGGTCAAATGCCTCCGCCGCCTCATCGGAATGCGATGCTCCAACGTCTACGATCTCTCTCCCAAG ACCTACGTGTTCAAGCTGATGAACAGCAGTGGAGTATCGGAATCGGGCGAGAGCGAGAAGGTTCTTCTGCTGATGGAAAGTGGCGTGAGATTGCACACTACTCTCTACATGCGTGACAAGAGCAACACTCCTTCTGGTTTCACTCTCAAATTGAGGAAGCACATTCGGACTCGAAGGCTCGAGGATGTGCGTCAACTTGGGTACGATCGG ATTATTCTCTTTCAATTTGGACTTGGAGAGAATGCAAACTATGTCATATTGGAGCTGTATGCTCAGGGGAACATCCTCCTCACAGATTCTACTTTTACTGTCATGACTCTGCTACGGTCTCACAG GGATGATGATAAAGGGCTTGCAATTATGTCACGCCATCGTTATCCTGTGGAAAGTTGCAGAGTTTTTGAACGAACTACTATTGAAAAGTTGCGTACATCCCTAGTGTCTTCCAAGGAAGATGATGCTGATGAGGCTGTTAAGGCCAATGGAAATGGAAGTAATGCTTCCAACGTAGCAAAAGAGAAGCAGGAAACCCGCAAAGGTGGGAAGTCGTCTGCCACAttgaaaattgtccttggggaGGCCCTTGGTTATGGACCTGCACTTTCTGAACATATAATATTAGATGCTGGCCTAATCCCTAGTACAAAAGTTCCCAAAGATAGAACGTGGGATGATGCTACTGTTCAAGCGCTGGTCCAAGCTGTTGTGAAGTTTGAGGATTGGATGCAGGATGTTATTTCAGGTGAAATAGTCCCTGAAGGATACATTTTGATGCAGAACAAAAATCTGGGGAAGGATTCATCCATATCTCAACCAGGAAGTGTTAGCcag ATGTATGATGAGTTCTGCCCCATCTTACTCAACCAGTTTAAGTCAAGGGATTATACAAAGTTTGAGACATTTGATGCAGCCTTGGATGAGTTCTATAGCAAAATTGAGTCTCAAAGGGCTGAACAACAGCAGAAATCCAAAGAAAACTCAGCTGCTCAGAAACTTAATAAGATTCGTCAAGATCAG GAAAATCGAGTACATGTTTTGAGGAAAGAGGCTGATCACTGTGTTAAGATGGCAGAATTGATAGAATACAACTTGGAAGATGTGGATGCTGCTATATTAGCTGTTCGTGTAGCTCTTGCAAAGGGTATGAACTGGGATGACCTTGCTCGGATggtgaaggaagaaaagaaagctgGAAACCCAGTAGCTGGTCTCATTGACAAGCTCCATCTTGAGAGGAACTGCATGAATTTACTGTTAAGCAACAATCTTGATGAAATGGATGATGATGAGAAGACACTCCCTGTGgataag GTTGAAGTTGATTTAGCTCTCTCAGCACATGCCAATGCTCGGAGGTGGTATGAACAGAAGAAAAAGCAGGAGAGCAAACAGGAAAAAACTGTAACTGCCCATGAAAAGGCTTTTAAAGCTGCAGAGAGAAAGACTCGCCTACAGCTTAATCAG GAAAAAACTGTTGCCTCAATTTCACATATGCGCAAAGTCCACTGGTTTGAGAAATTTAATTGGTTCATTAGCAGTGAGAACTATTTGGTTATCAGTGGACGTGATGCACAGCAAAATGAGCTGATAGTGAAGCGATATATGTCAAAAGGAGATCT atATGTACATGCTGATCTGCACGGAGCTTCTAGTACAGTTATTAAGAATCACAAGCCTGCACAACCAGTTCCACCTCTGACCCTAAACCAAGCAGGATGCTTCACA GTCTGCCATAGCCAGGCATGGGATTCGAAAATTGTTACTAGTGCCTGGTGGGTTTATCCTCATCAAGTTAGTAAAACTGCTCCTACAGGCGAATATTTGACAGTAGGGAGTTTCATGATCCGTGGAAAGAAAAATTTTCTTCCACCACACCCTCTTATCATGGGTTTTGGCCTACTATTTCGCTTGGATGAGAGTTCCTTGGGATCTCATTTAAATGAAAGAAGAGTAAGAGGAGAGGAGGAAGCAGCAGATGATTATGAAGAAACTGGTCCTCTTGAAGGCAAATCTGATTCAGAGTTTGAGAAGGATGTCACTGATATAAAATCTGCCACTGACTCAGAAAGGAATGATAATTTGTCGGCAGATTCACACAAACCCCTACCAGAAGACTTCCCTGCAGATGCATCTCAAACTAGTTTGGCCACTATCAATGCTGAAACTGCAATTTCACAAGATTTTCCTGCGAAAGAGACAAGTACGTTGAATGTGGTTGATAGGGAGATATTATCAGATGTTAGTGGAAATGGCTTAGCATCTGTGACCCCTCAACTTGAGGAACTTCTTGATCAAGTTCTGGAACTTGGACCCATtgctaaatcaaataaaaaatatggaatTGAGAAGTCTCAAATTGATTTAGACACTGAACAATATCTTGAACAAAGCAAAACTGCAGTAAGGGATAAACCTTATATATCAAAAGCTGAGAGACGAAAGCTTAAAAAAGAACAGAAACATGGAGAAGAAGATTTGAATGTTGAACATGGAAAGTATGAATCAAAGCTAAAAGATATTTCTGCTAATCTACAAGCGAAAGAagatcaaaatttgaaaaaaggtGGTGGTCAAAAAATCAGCCGTGGACAGAAGGGAAAGCTtaagaagataaaggagaagtaTGCTGACCAGGACGAGGAAGAAAGGAGCATCCGAATGGCATTGTTAGCT TCTTCTGGAAAATCAATCAAGAAGGAAGAGACATCATCTGAAAATGATACATTGGACCAAGGGAAAAAACCTGGCAGTG GTCCTTCTGACGCTCCAAAAGTACCTTCTGATGCTCCAAAAATATGTTACAAGTGTAAGAAGGCAGGTCACTTATCTCGGGATTGTAAGGAGCAACCAGATGGTCTTTTGCATAGGAATGCAATTGGTGAAGCTGAAGAAAATCCCAAATCGACTGCTATTGACACTTCCCAAGCAGATAGGGTGGCAATGGAAGAAGATGATATTAATGAAAtaggagaagaagagaaagaaaaattaaatgacgtAGATTACTTGACAGGGAATCCACTTCCTAATGACATTCTCTTATATGCTGTTCCTGTTTGTGGTCCTTATAGTGCAGTTCAGTCTTACAAATATCGGGTGAAGATAATTCCTGGACCGGCGAAGAAAgggaaag CTGCAAAAACTGCTATGAACCTATTCAGCCACATGTCAGAAGCAACAACCCGGGAGAAGGAGTTGATGAAAGCCTGTACAGATCCAGAGCTAGTTGCTGCAATTGTTGGTaatgtgaaaatatcagcagcTGGCCTTACTCAATTgaagcaaaaacaaaagaaaggcaAGAAGAGCAGCAAACAAGAGAGTTAG
- the LOC100807437 gene encoding nuclear export mediator factor NEMF isoform X2 — translation MTLLRSHRDDDKGLAIMSRHRYPVESCRVFERTTIEKLRTSLVSSKEDDADEAVKANGNGSNASNVAKEKQETRKGGKSSATLKIVLGEALGYGPALSEHIILDAGLIPSTKVPKDRTWDDATVQALVQAVVKFEDWMQDVISGEIVPEGYILMQNKNLGKDSSISQPGSVSQMYDEFCPILLNQFKSRDYTKFETFDAALDEFYSKIESQRAEQQQKSKENSAAQKLNKIRQDQENRVHVLRKEADHCVKMAELIEYNLEDVDAAILAVRVALAKGMNWDDLARMVKEEKKAGNPVAGLIDKLHLERNCMNLLLSNNLDEMDDDEKTLPVDKVEVDLALSAHANARRWYEQKKKQESKQEKTVTAHEKAFKAAERKTRLQLNQEKTVASISHMRKVHWFEKFNWFISSENYLVISGRDAQQNELIVKRYMSKGDLYVHADLHGASSTVIKNHKPAQPVPPLTLNQAGCFTVCHSQAWDSKIVTSAWWVYPHQVSKTAPTGEYLTVGSFMIRGKKNFLPPHPLIMGFGLLFRLDESSLGSHLNERRVRGEEEAADDYEETGPLEGKSDSEFEKDVTDIKSATDSERNDNLSADSHKPLPEDFPADASQTSLATINAETAISQDFPAKETSTLNVVDREILSDVSGNGLASVTPQLEELLDQVLELGPIAKSNKKYGIEKSQIDLDTEQYLEQSKTAVRDKPYISKAERRKLKKEQKHGEEDLNVEHGKYESKLKDISANLQAKEDQNLKKGGGQKISRGQKGKLKKIKEKYADQDEEERSIRMALLASSGKSIKKEETSSENDTLDQGKKPGSGPSDAPKVPSDAPKICYKCKKAGHLSRDCKEQPDGLLHRNAIGEAEENPKSTAIDTSQADRVAMEEDDINEIGEEEKEKLNDVDYLTGNPLPNDILLYAVPVCGPYSAVQSYKYRVKIIPGPAKKGKAAKTAMNLFSHMSEATTREKELMKACTDPELVAAIVGNVKISAAGLTQLKQKQKKGKKSSKQES, via the exons ATGACTCTGCTACGGTCTCACAG GGATGATGATAAAGGGCTTGCAATTATGTCACGCCATCGTTATCCTGTGGAAAGTTGCAGAGTTTTTGAACGAACTACTATTGAAAAGTTGCGTACATCCCTAGTGTCTTCCAAGGAAGATGATGCTGATGAGGCTGTTAAGGCCAATGGAAATGGAAGTAATGCTTCCAACGTAGCAAAAGAGAAGCAGGAAACCCGCAAAGGTGGGAAGTCGTCTGCCACAttgaaaattgtccttggggaGGCCCTTGGTTATGGACCTGCACTTTCTGAACATATAATATTAGATGCTGGCCTAATCCCTAGTACAAAAGTTCCCAAAGATAGAACGTGGGATGATGCTACTGTTCAAGCGCTGGTCCAAGCTGTTGTGAAGTTTGAGGATTGGATGCAGGATGTTATTTCAGGTGAAATAGTCCCTGAAGGATACATTTTGATGCAGAACAAAAATCTGGGGAAGGATTCATCCATATCTCAACCAGGAAGTGTTAGCcag ATGTATGATGAGTTCTGCCCCATCTTACTCAACCAGTTTAAGTCAAGGGATTATACAAAGTTTGAGACATTTGATGCAGCCTTGGATGAGTTCTATAGCAAAATTGAGTCTCAAAGGGCTGAACAACAGCAGAAATCCAAAGAAAACTCAGCTGCTCAGAAACTTAATAAGATTCGTCAAGATCAG GAAAATCGAGTACATGTTTTGAGGAAAGAGGCTGATCACTGTGTTAAGATGGCAGAATTGATAGAATACAACTTGGAAGATGTGGATGCTGCTATATTAGCTGTTCGTGTAGCTCTTGCAAAGGGTATGAACTGGGATGACCTTGCTCGGATggtgaaggaagaaaagaaagctgGAAACCCAGTAGCTGGTCTCATTGACAAGCTCCATCTTGAGAGGAACTGCATGAATTTACTGTTAAGCAACAATCTTGATGAAATGGATGATGATGAGAAGACACTCCCTGTGgataag GTTGAAGTTGATTTAGCTCTCTCAGCACATGCCAATGCTCGGAGGTGGTATGAACAGAAGAAAAAGCAGGAGAGCAAACAGGAAAAAACTGTAACTGCCCATGAAAAGGCTTTTAAAGCTGCAGAGAGAAAGACTCGCCTACAGCTTAATCAG GAAAAAACTGTTGCCTCAATTTCACATATGCGCAAAGTCCACTGGTTTGAGAAATTTAATTGGTTCATTAGCAGTGAGAACTATTTGGTTATCAGTGGACGTGATGCACAGCAAAATGAGCTGATAGTGAAGCGATATATGTCAAAAGGAGATCT atATGTACATGCTGATCTGCACGGAGCTTCTAGTACAGTTATTAAGAATCACAAGCCTGCACAACCAGTTCCACCTCTGACCCTAAACCAAGCAGGATGCTTCACA GTCTGCCATAGCCAGGCATGGGATTCGAAAATTGTTACTAGTGCCTGGTGGGTTTATCCTCATCAAGTTAGTAAAACTGCTCCTACAGGCGAATATTTGACAGTAGGGAGTTTCATGATCCGTGGAAAGAAAAATTTTCTTCCACCACACCCTCTTATCATGGGTTTTGGCCTACTATTTCGCTTGGATGAGAGTTCCTTGGGATCTCATTTAAATGAAAGAAGAGTAAGAGGAGAGGAGGAAGCAGCAGATGATTATGAAGAAACTGGTCCTCTTGAAGGCAAATCTGATTCAGAGTTTGAGAAGGATGTCACTGATATAAAATCTGCCACTGACTCAGAAAGGAATGATAATTTGTCGGCAGATTCACACAAACCCCTACCAGAAGACTTCCCTGCAGATGCATCTCAAACTAGTTTGGCCACTATCAATGCTGAAACTGCAATTTCACAAGATTTTCCTGCGAAAGAGACAAGTACGTTGAATGTGGTTGATAGGGAGATATTATCAGATGTTAGTGGAAATGGCTTAGCATCTGTGACCCCTCAACTTGAGGAACTTCTTGATCAAGTTCTGGAACTTGGACCCATtgctaaatcaaataaaaaatatggaatTGAGAAGTCTCAAATTGATTTAGACACTGAACAATATCTTGAACAAAGCAAAACTGCAGTAAGGGATAAACCTTATATATCAAAAGCTGAGAGACGAAAGCTTAAAAAAGAACAGAAACATGGAGAAGAAGATTTGAATGTTGAACATGGAAAGTATGAATCAAAGCTAAAAGATATTTCTGCTAATCTACAAGCGAAAGAagatcaaaatttgaaaaaaggtGGTGGTCAAAAAATCAGCCGTGGACAGAAGGGAAAGCTtaagaagataaaggagaagtaTGCTGACCAGGACGAGGAAGAAAGGAGCATCCGAATGGCATTGTTAGCT TCTTCTGGAAAATCAATCAAGAAGGAAGAGACATCATCTGAAAATGATACATTGGACCAAGGGAAAAAACCTGGCAGTG GTCCTTCTGACGCTCCAAAAGTACCTTCTGATGCTCCAAAAATATGTTACAAGTGTAAGAAGGCAGGTCACTTATCTCGGGATTGTAAGGAGCAACCAGATGGTCTTTTGCATAGGAATGCAATTGGTGAAGCTGAAGAAAATCCCAAATCGACTGCTATTGACACTTCCCAAGCAGATAGGGTGGCAATGGAAGAAGATGATATTAATGAAAtaggagaagaagagaaagaaaaattaaatgacgtAGATTACTTGACAGGGAATCCACTTCCTAATGACATTCTCTTATATGCTGTTCCTGTTTGTGGTCCTTATAGTGCAGTTCAGTCTTACAAATATCGGGTGAAGATAATTCCTGGACCGGCGAAGAAAgggaaag CTGCAAAAACTGCTATGAACCTATTCAGCCACATGTCAGAAGCAACAACCCGGGAGAAGGAGTTGATGAAAGCCTGTACAGATCCAGAGCTAGTTGCTGCAATTGTTGGTaatgtgaaaatatcagcagcTGGCCTTACTCAATTgaagcaaaaacaaaagaaaggcaAGAAGAGCAGCAAACAAGAGAGTTAG